One window from the genome of Salvia miltiorrhiza cultivar Shanhuang (shh) chromosome 7, IMPLAD_Smil_shh, whole genome shotgun sequence encodes:
- the LOC130992530 gene encoding acid phosphatase 1-like, with protein MIRLSLLVFVAFTLLSSSHADAEFNPIRQLGRHSVGSDDYKVNCQSFRVGVEANNLRDWITIPSYCKSYIKTYLQKNQYSLDVEAIAFEAVDYAESLQKDVFLKDIWVFDIEETLLSNLGYLASSSVDFGTQQVYATPYYEWLTSNATVVPAILELYNAVVENGFEIVLLSEAPESIGDALVQALQNAGFSGWTKLILKGDADNGKSPEEYKSAKRTELVNLRYRIAGNVGDQWSDLSGENVGIRTFKVPNPVYNRIWD; from the exons ATGATCAGACTCTCTCTCCTTGTGTTTGTAGCATTTACCCTACTCTCATCTTCCCATGCAGATGCAGAATTCAACCCCATCCGGCAGCTAGGGCGGCACTCCGTCGGCAGCGACGACTACAAAGTCAACTGCCAGAGTTTCAGAGTCGGGGTGGAGGCAAACAACCTCCGTGACTGGATCACCATCCCTTCTTACTGCAAGAGCTACATCAAAACCTACCTCCAGAAGAACCAGTACAGCCTCGACGTCGAGGCCATCGCTTTCGAGGCCGTCGACTACGCCGAATCCTTGCAAAAGGACGTCTTCCTCAAAGACATTTGGGTGTTTGATATCGAAGAAACCCTGCTCAGCAACCTCGGCTACCTTGCTAGCTCCAGTGTTGACTTTGg GACACAGCAAGTGTACGCGACGCCATATTACGAGTGGCTGACCTCAAACGCAACGGTGGTGCCGGCAATTCTAGAGCTCTACAACGCGGTGGTGGAAAACGGCTTCGAAATTGTCCTTTTATCAGAAGCACCGGAATCTATCGGAGATGCTTTGGTTCAGGCTTTGCAAAATGCTGGATTTTCGGGATGGACCAAACTCATCCTCAA GGGAGATGCGGACAACGGAAAATCGCCAGAGGAATACAAATCGGCGAAACGAACGGAGCTAGTGAACCTACGTTATAGAATTGCAGGTAACGTAGGAGATCAATGGAGTGACctaagtggtgaaaatgtgggAATCAGGACCTTCAAAGTGCCTAACCCTGTGTATAACAGGATTTgggattaa
- the LOC130992531 gene encoding acid phosphatase 1-like translates to MGLQIFLFLATLLFFSHAQSDVVVSSILQLRPRSGAGGHRVHGVNCLSWRLAVETNNLQGWKLVPMSCETYVGNYMLGMQYRLDCEAVADAAIEYAKTVKPAADGKDVWVFDIDETTLSNLPYYARSDVLFGAIAYNDTRFNEWVAEGKAPAVPGIRRLYLAVQSLGFATVFLSGTAEKFTDIRTSNLHETGYYNWKKLILKGDDQQGKTAVQYKSQKRTELVNEGYRIVGNVGDQWSDLIGANVGNRTFKVPDPMYYIA, encoded by the exons ATGGGGCTTCAAATCTTCCTATTTCTCGCAACTCTTCTATTCTTCTCCCATGCACAGTCCGACGTCGTAGTGAGTTCAATCCTTCAACTTCGCCCCCGCTCCGGCGCCGGCGGCCACCGCGTCCATGGCGTGAACTGCTTGAGCTGGCGGCTGGCGGTGGAAACCAACAACCTCCAAGGCTGGAAGCTGGTGCCGATGTCCTGCGAGACCTACGTCGGCAATTACATGCTCGGCATGCAGTACCGCCTCGACTGCGAGGCGGTGGCCGACGCCGCCATCGAGTACGCGAAGACCGTCAAGCCCGCCGCCGACGGCAAGGACGTTTGGGTGTTTGATATTGACGAAACCACCCTCTCCAACCTCCCCTACTATGCTCGCTCAGATGTCCTTTTCGG GGCGATAGCATACAATGACACGAGGTTCAATGAGTGGGTGGCGGAGGGGAAGGCACCGGCGGTGCCGGGAATCCGGCGGCTCTACCTGGCGGTCCAGTCTCTAGGGTTTGCGACCGTTTTCTTATCAGGAACGGCGGAAAAATTCACCGACATAAGGACAAGCAATTTACACGAAACTGGTTATTACAACTGGAAAAAGCTCATACTTAA GGGAGATGATCAGCAAGGCAAAACCGCTGTGCAGTACAAATCCCAGAAGAGAACAGAGTTAGTGAATGAAGGTTACAGAATTGTGGGAAATGTGGGAGATCAATGGAGTGATCTCATCGGTGCTAATGTTGGGAATCGGACATTCAAAGTGCCGGATCCTATGTACTACATtgcttga